The segment ACCGCCATCCTACAAGCTCTGGCATTTTTTGTATGATAACCAGTTTGCAAGGCGTTCCTTGGCTGAGGTGGATTCACTAGACCACCTTCAACAAATCTTTTCCGCAAAAACGGAACGCGAACTTGATTCGTTGAAGCGTGCTGACCCGTTGAATAAAGAAGTAGTGGCCTACAAAGAATTTATTCTCATACACGTTCGGGCTATGTATTACGATAGGCGCAAAGTTTCCCGAGCGATGTACGAGCAGTTGTTTTATGAGTTTAATTTTCAACCTATTCCCTTTATCGACAAGGAAGTGTTGGAAACAAAATTCGACATCACCAATAAGCTCAGGAAACTGAAAACCCCGGCCCTGATTATCTATGGCCGCCAGGATGATCAGGGCGAGTCGACCTTTTACATGCAGAAGGAGTGCTTTCGAAACCATGAAATGCATGTTATTGAGCAATGCGGACATGAAATTATAGAAGAGCAGCCCGAGGAGTTTTATAGGATATTGTTGGGGTATCAGAGAAGGATGAAGTCAAACAGGAATTAAATATGCAGCTTTCATTTACACCCTTAACAGGAGATAAGCTCATTGAGATTAAAGCCATCTACGACTGGTATATCAAAAACTCCACAGCCACATTTCATACAGAACCGATCGCGTTAGATCAGCTTCAGGAGTTTATTTTTATTGGTCACCCACTCTACAAATCATTTTTGATTTACGCAGATGGTGCGTTAGCCGGCTATTGCTTTTTAACCTACCATAAAAAACGCCCGGCCTATGACCGTACGGCCGAGATCAGCATTTACCTGAAGCCTGAGTTTATGGGCAAAGGAATTGGTAAAACAGCACTGGCGCATCTGGAGCAGGTAGCAAAAGAATTAGGGTTGAAAAATCTGGTGGGGGTGATTACCGGTGATAATACATCAAGCATGGCCCTGTTTGAAAAGGCTGGTTTTGTAAAATGCGCCCACTTTATAAATGTAGGGGAGAAATTCGGGAAGGTGCTGGATGTGGTGGCGTATCAGAAGGAGATTGGTTAATACTTTTGTTCAGCGCTGTAAATTAAAGTCAGCTAATAATTTTCAAACACCGCTCTGGTATCCTATTTTTAGTGCCATTAAAACCCATTGACACATGACCGGATTAATTATCAGTATTGTTATTGTTGTAGTGATTGTGATTTACGTCATCAGCATTTACAACAACCTTGTTAAACTCAGAATCAGAAGGGAAAATGCCTTTGCAGATATTGACGTGCAACTGAAACAGCGTCACGACCTTATCCCCCAACTTGTTAACACCGTTAAAGGCTACATGAAGCACGAAGAAGGTGTGCTCACCAAAGTAACAGAAGCCCGGAGCCGGGCTATGAGTGCTACGGGTATCGATAATAAAATCATGGCAGAACAGCAGTTATCCACGGCCATGGCTGGTTTACGTATTCAAATAGAGGCTTACCCTGATTTGAAAGCCAATACCAACTTCATGCACCTGCAAACTGAAATTTCTGATATCGAAAATAAACTGGCTGCTGTGCGCAGGTTCTTCAATTCAGCAACCAAAGAACTCAATACCGCTATTCAGGTTTTCCCTAATGTAATCTTTGCCGGTATGTTTGGCTTTAAAACAGCTGCTATGTTCGAATTAGGTGACGAACGTGCCGCAGCCACCAAAGCTCCTGACATCAACTTCAATTAACCTATGGCGGGTTATGTTGGAATTCAGGCACAGATAAGCCGGAATAACCGGATGTCAGTGTTTTACCTGATTGCCTTTCCGGCCCTGGTGCTGGGTTGCGTTTATGCTTTCTTGTATTTTGTGTCTGGCGATGAATACCGTGGGCCCGATGTGGATCAGGTTAACAATGCTTTTATAAGTGTGGCCCCGATTGTTTCCGGTATTGTACTCGTCTGGTTTTTAATAGCCTTTGCCTTTCATAACAAGATGATTGACTCCGCCACCGGTGCTCATACGCTGGCACGAAAGGATAACATGCGCGTGTATAACCTGGTGGAAAACCTTTGCATGACGGAAGGCATGACCATGCCGAAAGTTCACATTATTGAAGATCCGGCATTGAACGCATTTGCCAGCGGACTGTCGGAGAAAAGTTATACTGTTACGCTTACGCGTGGCATCATCGATAAACTAAATGATCAGGAGTTGGAAGGCGTAATCGCCCACGAGTTAATGCACATCCGTAACCGCGATGTTCGGTTATTAGTGATCACGATCATTTTTGTAGGCATTTTTTCATTTGTTGTTCAGATACTGTTCCGCAATATGTTGTATGGTGGCTCACGCAGTAGTAAAAAGGATAATAAGGGAGCTATTGTTGCTTTGGTAATTGCAGCAGTCGCTTATTTTCTGGCGTTGCTTTTTCGTTTTGGTCTATCGCGTAAGCGCGAATACATGGCCGATGCCGGAGCTGCAGAAATGACACGTAACCCACAGGCGCTTGCCTCTGCGTTGCGCAAAGTATCCGGAAACTATGAAGTAAAAGCCGTTAAGAATGATGACGTGAAAGAAATGTTTATTCACAACCATCCGGATAAATCATCCGGT is part of the Cyclobacteriaceae bacterium genome and harbors:
- a CDS encoding LemA family protein yields the protein MTGLIISIVIVVVIVIYVISIYNNLVKLRIRRENAFADIDVQLKQRHDLIPQLVNTVKGYMKHEEGVLTKVTEARSRAMSATGIDNKIMAEQQLSTAMAGLRIQIEAYPDLKANTNFMHLQTEISDIENKLAAVRRFFNSATKELNTAIQVFPNVIFAGMFGFKTAAMFELGDERAAATKAPDINFN
- a CDS encoding alpha/beta hydrolase, producing the protein MSGGPGEYPNQSYRQLADSLKNWYTCIIVHQRGSGKSRNIPINENTISITRYTDDLERLRQHRGDKQITLLGVSWGGLLAMNYTATYSKFVSQIILVCSAPPSYKLWHFLYDNQFARRSLAEVDSLDHLQQIFSAKTERELDSLKRADPLNKEVVAYKEFILIHVRAMYYDRRKVSRAMYEQLFYEFNFQPIPFIDKEVLETKFDITNKLRKLKTPALIIYGRQDDQGESTFYMQKECFRNHEMHVIEQCGHEIIEEQPEEFYRILLGYQRRMKSNRN
- a CDS encoding N-acetyltransferase; its protein translation is MQLSFTPLTGDKLIEIKAIYDWYIKNSTATFHTEPIALDQLQEFIFIGHPLYKSFLIYADGALAGYCFLTYHKKRPAYDRTAEISIYLKPEFMGKGIGKTALAHLEQVAKELGLKNLVGVITGDNTSSMALFEKAGFVKCAHFINVGEKFGKVLDVVAYQKEIG
- a CDS encoding M48 family metallopeptidase; translated protein: MAGYVGIQAQISRNNRMSVFYLIAFPALVLGCVYAFLYFVSGDEYRGPDVDQVNNAFISVAPIVSGIVLVWFLIAFAFHNKMIDSATGAHTLARKDNMRVYNLVENLCMTEGMTMPKVHIIEDPALNAFASGLSEKSYTVTLTRGIIDKLNDQELEGVIAHELMHIRNRDVRLLVITIIFVGIFSFVVQILFRNMLYGGSRSSKKDNKGAIVALVIAAVAYFLALLFRFGLSRKREYMADAGAAEMTRNPQALASALRKVSGNYEVKAVKNDDVKEMFIHNHPDKSSGFMGGLEGLFATHPPIEKRIKVLEQF